Proteins co-encoded in one Melitaea cinxia chromosome 13, ilMelCinx1.1, whole genome shotgun sequence genomic window:
- the LOC123658952 gene encoding uncharacterized protein LOC123658952, whose product MSYLARRKSKPGFKRCTETNYTVSNLPSLRRKRTIAYNRITKALEVGKLIETDASQTELFLSYCQEIKNIADSFQEAHFIILDLLNEEADDVDTEIQENFDEMYFRVVAIQRKYQQGSSQELNNARRDSFMGAQSNMRLPKISLPVFSGAIKEWPEFIATYDALIHRSTILSDIEKFHYLVSVLRGDALSLIRTFPVAGEHYISAYDALKSRYEDKRELAFACWRDILEVNFKTSHAQDFRHALNTIDENLTILKKLKLPTEHWDFVLCYNILSKLDTKLRREFEERHIDIELPQYQHIRAFLHSKSEALIRDTHFSAVTTKTSQVSKEASGAFQKSKRPTVTHSLVAPTVEHSLVAPTADMSKKKVGDKQEGKPTRVATTSKLIRKCSYCSAEHHITACKDFLSKSGDERMAVAGERKWCYNCLNSSHSVRECTSIFSCRKCHRKHHTLLHRDQVGNDPNAARDHSQSVALVAKKSFTSSNPSANTTVLLATAMVQIRDTSGEFHTFRALFDTGSQNNFLTAHAAKRLGLKPRAVCAEVHGLGGAPASVNGVVTCDLGTNDNVRFHLEMLVIPNICGDQPIARLNTDGWNDVKTLPLADPGFDIPGPIDVLLNADVFAESLLEQRLKGNGSRPQALNSVFGWLLLGKSRLASSLSCLMGLAPPSMDESLNKMVQRFWEIDNVPQSSRLTPDEQVCENIFTHNHYRDETGRYHVVLPFKNNSEPLFEGSRAIALRRFHAIEKRLSRDQLLKQQYTDFMTDYIESGHMTLVPAKHMGLGKYYIPHHCVLRPDSSTTKLRVVFDASAKDANSKSLNDSQLVGPKLQSNIVEILLHYREHKVVFMADVRQMYRQINVAPHHREYQRIFWRAHPDEPLQEYILNTVTYGVSSSPFLACRTIQQLANDEGHHYPKAKAVLTSDIYIDDIVTGSSTLEDACDIKSQVIALLTRGRFELRKWVARVFDPLGFLSPLIIQAKCLIQNLWILGVSWDDTPPPEIVAQWNNFSQQLPQIRELKVPRGFVIEGARSYQLHGFCDSSELAYGAVIYLRVTESDGSIRLFLVCARARVAPLKRQSLPRLELCAAVLLADLMKFVKETLRIPIHNTYLWSDSTVTLAWLRSPSSRWVTFVANRVSHIQDTVPTECWRHVPSATNPADICSRGQLPTELLTNTLWWAGPEWLSQPQSEWPTDISKCQTQEDVVIPEQRSNVLIANQTETTSKTSTIDHLFEKYSSFDKICRIVAYIRRFRVNSCVDGPRPESLVITDVEYHRALLMIVKHFQNRFFFDIISNLKLRKQLPRNFRKLNPFLDDQGILRVGGRLARSGLEFEHKHPALLPRKCVLTTAVIESIHRKNLHPGLNTTHYLILQQFWILAAKRAVRQHLSKCMRCYRLRPQPLQPFMSDLPAFRVNQAKAFSQVGVDFAGPFRIKLGIHRGAKIDKAYLCLFVCLSTKAVHLEVVSTLSTDGFIAALRRFVSRRGRCNVIHSDCGTNFVGAASQLLSCMELATNSERIAFKCNPPSSPHFGGVWEIQVKAAKSHLYRIVGDQTLTFEELTTLFTQIELILNSRPLYPLSSDPNDLNVLTPGHFLTLEPLTAVPDPDYSNVNLNRLSRWQLIQSFQQQFWKRWKHEYLHALTQRAKWTKDSKQLTVNSIVLIKDDNRPPLQWALGRVVSLHPGPDGVIRVATLKTRDHIIKRPLVKLCPLPTE is encoded by the exons ATGTCTTACCTAGCACGACGTAAATCTAAACCTGGATTCAAACGGTGTACGGAGACGAATTATACTGTTAGTAATTTGCCTAGTTTGCGACGTAAACGAACTATCGCGTATAATCGTATTACGAAGGCTCTCGAGGTGGGGAAGTTAATCGAAACCGATGCATCACAGACCGAGTTATTTCTCTCATATTGTCAGGAAATAAAAAACATCGCGGATAGTTTTCAAGAGGCACACTTCATCATTTTGGACCTTTTAAACGAGGAAGCCGATGATGTAGATACCGAGATCCAGGAGAATTTCGATGAAATGTACTTTCGGGTCGTTGCAATTCAACGTAAATATCAACAGGGTTCGTCGCAAGAATTAAATAATGCGAGGCGTGATTCGTTCATGGGTGCGCAGAGCAATATGCGTTTACCGAAAATTTCACTTCCGGTATTTTCTGGTGCTATCAAGGAATGGCCTGAATTTATCGCGACTTATGATGCGTTGATTCATCGATCAACAATTCTAAGTGATATCGAGAAATTTCATTATTTGGTGTCGGTGTTACGTGGTGATGCGTTATCGTTAATTAGAACGTTTCCGGTCGCTGGTGAACATTATATAAGTGCATATGATGCTCTCAAGTCCCGCTATGAAGATAAACGTGAATTGGCATTTGCGTGCTGGCGCGATATTTTGGAAGTAAATTTCAAAACTTCACACGCTCAAGATTTCCGACATGCGTTAAATACAATAGATGAAAACTTGACTATTTTGAAAAAGTTGAAGTTACCTACCGAGCACTGGGACTTCGTGctttgttacaatattttatcgAAACTAGATACTAAACTGAGACGCGAGTTTGAGGAAAGGCACATCGACATCGAGCTGCCACAATATCAACATATAAGGGCGTTTTTACACTCTAAGAGTGAAGCGCTGATACGCGACACGCACTTCTCCGCCGTTACTACTAAAACTTCACAAGTTAGCAAGGAAGCATCAGGTGCCTTTCAAAAATCGAAGCGACCTACCGTCACGCATTCGCTTGTCGCCCCCACCGTCGAGCATTCGCTTGTCGCCCCCACCGCCGACATGTCTAAGAAGAAGGTTGGTGACAAACAAGAGGGCAAACCAACTCGTGTTGCGACAACCTCCAAACTTATTCGTAAGTGTTCATACTGCAGTGCAGAACACCACATAACGGCTTGTAAAGATTTCTTGTCTAAATCCGGGGACGAGCGCATGGCTGTAGCTGGCGAACGGAAATGGTGCTACAATTGTCTCAACTCGTCTCACTCGGTGCGAGAGTGCACATCGATATTTTCGTGTCGAAAATGTCATCGTAAACATCACACTCTACTACATCGAGACCAAGTGGGGAACGACCCTAACGCCGCGCGCGATCATTCGCAATCGGTAGCCCTAGTGGCTAAGAAATCTTTTACTTCATCTAACCCGTCCGCGAACACGACCGTGTTACTGGCCACTGCCATGGTTCAAATTCGTGACACAAGTGGTGAATTTCATACATTCCGAGCGTTGTTTGACACGGGTAGTCAAAATAATTTTCTGACAGCACACGCCGCTAAGCGACTTGGGCTCAAGCCTAGAGCCGTCTGCGCCGAGGTACATGGCTTGGGGGGTGCTCCTGCCTCAGTCAATGGCGTCGTGACGTGCGACCTCGGCACTAATGACAACGTTAGATTTCATCTCGAGATGCTCGTCATACCGAACATCTGCGGAGATCAACCCATCGCAAGACTCAATACGGATGGATGGAATGATGTCAAGACATTACCGTTAGCAGATCCTGGTTTTGACATCCCTGGTCCAATCGACGTCTTGTTAAATGCCGACGTTTTCGCTGAATCGTTGCTCGAGCAGCGTTTGAAGGGTAATGGGTCTCGACCGCAAGCACTGAATTCAGTTTTCGGATGGCTTCTCCTAGGGAAGTCGCGACTCGCATCCTCTCTTTCATGTTTGATGGGATTAGCACCTCCTAGCATGGATGAGAGCTTAAATAAAATGGTTCAGCGTTTCTGGGAAATCGATAACGTTCCACAATCTTCTCGATTAACCCCAGATGAGCAAGtttgtgaaaatattttcacTCATAACCACTACCGTGACGAGACCGGAAGGTATCACGTCGTTCTTCCTTTCAAGAACAACTCGGAGCCTCTTTTTGAAGGCTCTCGAGCGATAGCCTTAAGGCGCTTCCATGCCATTGAGAAGCGGTTGTCTCGTGATCAATTGTTAAAACAACAGTACACCGATTTCATGACTGACTACATCGAAAGTGGTCACATGACTCTGGTACCTGCTAAGCACATGGGCTTAGGCAAGTACTACATACCGCACCACTGCGTCTTGCGTCCCGACAGCTCCACGACGAAACTCCGCGTGGTGTTCGATGCCTCTGCTAAGGACGCGAATTCAAAATCGCTTAACGATTCGCAACTTGTAGGTCCAAAGTTGCAATCCAACATTGTGGAGATTCTTCTCCATTACCGGGAACACAAAGTCGTCTTTATGGCGGATGTGCGCCAAATGTACCGCCAAATTAACGTAGCTCCTCATCACCGTGAGTACCAGCGCATTTTCTGGCGGGCTCACCCAGATGAGCCTCTCcaagaatacattttaaataccgTCACCTACGGAGTATCTTCTTCCCCGTTTCTGGCATGTCGCACCATCCAGCAGCTGGCCAATGACGAGGGTCATCATTACCCTAAGGCTAAAGCCGTTTTAACTTCCGATATTTATATCGATGACATCGTAACCGGAAGTTCAACGCTGGAAGATGCCTGCGATATCAAATCGCAAGTCATCGCTCTTCTCACTCGCGGGCGCTTTGAGCTACGCAAATGG GTAGCCAGGGTCTTCGATCCTTTGGGATTTCTGTCGCCTCTAATAATTCAAGCCAAGTGCTTAATCCAAAACCTTTGGATCCTCGGCGTTTCGTGGGATGATACTCCCCCACCGGAAATTGTTGCACAATGGAACAACTTTTCCCAACAACTTCCACAAATCAGAGAACTTAAGGTTCCTCGCGGGTTCGTTATCGAAGGCGCTCGATCGTATCAGCTGCATGGGTTCTGTGACAGCTCTGAACTTGCGTACGGCGCCGTCATTTATCTACGTGTCACCGAATCTGACGGTTCCATTCGCCTCTTCCTTGTTTGTGCACGAGCTCGCGTCGCGCCTTTGAAGAGGCAGTCGTTGCCACGGCTGGAGCTGTGTGCTGCGGTTCTACTAGCCGACCTCATGAAATTCGTCAAGGAGACATTGCGGATTCCCATCCACAACACTTATCTGTGGAGCGATTCCACCGTTACCTTAGCTTGGCTGCGGTCCCCTTCTTCGCGATGGGTAACTTTTGTCGCAAATCGTGTCAGTCACATCCAGGACACAGTTCCTACCGAATGTTGGAGGCATGTGCCCTCTGCGACCAATCCAGCTGACATTTGCTCTCGAGGACAGCTGCCAACGGAACTATTAACCAACACGCTATGGTGGGCGGGCCCCGAGTGGCTCTCTCAACCACAGTCTGAATGGCCAACAGACATATCTAAATGTCAGACGCAGGAGGACGTTGTAATTCCCGAACAACGTAGTAACGTTCTCATCGCTAATCAAACCGAGACCACTTCGAAAACGTCCACAATTGATCACCTGTTCGAGAAGTATTCATCCTTTGATAAAATTTGTCGGATCGTAGCGTATATCCGTAGATTTCGCGTTAACTCGTGCGTTGATGGTCCACGACCTGAGAGTCTTGTCATAACGGACGTCGAATATCATCGTGCTCTCCTGATGATCGTCAAACATTTCCAGAACCGTTTTTTCTTTGACATTATATCAAATCTGAAGTTGCGAAAACAGTTGCCTCGCAACTTCCGTAAGTTAAATCCTTTCCTGGATGATCAAGGTATTCTCAGGGTGGGCGGACGGCTGGCTCGCTCTGGTCTTGAATTCGAACACAAGCACCCGGCATTGCTGCCTAGGAAATGTGTGCTCACCACAGCAGTAATCGAATCCATTCATCGGAAGAATCTTCATCCCGGTCTGAACACCACGCACTACCTGATCTTACAGCAGTTCTGGATTCTGGCGGCTAAGCGTGCCGTGCGTCAACACCTCTCGAAGTGTATGCGATGCTATCGTCTCCGTCCTCAACCATTGCAACCGTTTATGAGCGACCTTCCCGCCTTCCGCGTCAACCAGGCAAAAGCGTTCTCTCAAGTTGGGGTGGATTTTGCGGGTCCCTTCCGGATCAAACTGGGTATCCATCGCGGTGCTAAAATCGATAAGGCTTACTTATGTTTATTCGTCTGTCTGAGCACCAAAGCTGTACACCTTGAAGTAGTGTCCACTTTATCGACTGACGGTTTCATCGCTGCGTTGCGTCGTTTTGTCTCCCGTCGGGGCCGTTGTAACGTCATACATTCAGATTGCGGCACAAACTTCGTCGGTGCAGCCTCGCAACTCTTATCATGCATGGAGCTAGCAACGAACTCAGAACGGATTGCATTTAAATGTAACCCCCCATCTTCTCCACATTTCGGTGGAGTATGGGAAATTCAAGTGAAAGCCGCGAAAAGTCATTTATATCGGATTGTTGGTGATCAAACTCTAACCTTCGAGGAGCTTACCACGCTCTTCACTCAAATCGAATTGATTTTAAACTCCAGACCCTTGTATccattaagctctgaccctaaCGATTTGAACGTTCTTACACCTGGTCATTTCTTGACGCTGGAACCTCTTACGGCGGTTCCCGATCCAGATTACTCTAATGTTAATCTTAATCGTCTAAGCCGATGGCAACTGATTCAATCGTTCCAACAGCAATTTTGGAAACGTTGGAAACACGAATATCTACACGCGTTAACTCAGCGGGCAAAATGGACTAAGGACTCAAAACAATTAACCGTAAATTCGATCGTGCTTATTAAGGATGATAATCGACCTCCACTCCAATGGGCATTAGGACGAGTAGTCTCCTTACACCCTGGGCCTGATGGAGTGATTCGAGTAGCTACTTTAAAAACTAGAGATCACATAATTAAGAGACCTTTAGTTAAATTGTGCCCTCTGCCAACCgaataa
- the LOC123658953 gene encoding uncharacterized protein LOC123658953 has product MPSHKQPKAPALIIQEQLRWAAHAHTLIGRADRVYNLAQRADQIRDRLALVESAYTELLSADVESGVKDSARRDYEQFVDFTDDLVEARGKLAHEARESQMEGLAKLESPRRNPAQAELLGKLPTLDLPKFSGAIGEWLAFIGLFDSLVHARGDLSLGQKMAYLVSSLEGEALAVVGHLKLADDSYLIARDLLERRYANTRLLADEYARQLLNLPLLTDRTRLRQDIINPVVVACNSLRRLELPVDEGAGGSFLLLHLVLSRLPLNLRIHFEERYGGDGADHIPSFRDLLLFLEQRCRQVANAAGAAGTSRASEGLNPPGRSSPTPRKAAGAPSGGRRPLPTYTGLVARESPPPPTNCNYCRGSEHRAAACPKLRAKPAKARRNIARDRRWCFSCLERHLQGDCPHQRPCPHCSGPHHEVLCLGPFRAPPRAPSDRTAATGGGASQPPLARDASRSPTNHFAPGLNSGHSPEQLGGHPVRGGGSAPPLLSGSRECSPPLSCRQDHCLLP; this is encoded by the coding sequence ATGCCGTCTCACAAGCAACCCAAGGCACCTGCGCTGATAATTCAGGAGCAGCTGCGCTGGGCGGCGCATGCCCACACACTGATCGGGCGCGCCGACCGAGTGTATAATTTAGCGCAGCGAGCGGATCAGATTCGGGATCGACTGGCCTTGGTCGAGAGCGCATACACTGAGCTTTTGTCTGCGGATGTGGAGAGCGGAGTCAAGGACTCCGCTCGTCGGGATTATGAGCAATTCGTCGACTTCACGGACGACTTGGTTGAGGCAAGGGGCAAGCTGGCGCATGAGGCCCGTGAGAGCCAGATGGAGGGTCTGGCGAAACTGGAGTCTCCGCGGCGGAATCCAGCTCAAGCTGAGCTATTAGGTAAGTTGCCCACATTGGACTTGCCCAAGTTCTCGGGTGCTATTGGTGAGTGGCTGGccttcataggcctctttgataGCTTGGTCCACGCCCGGGGGGACTTGTCCCTCGGTCAAAAAATGGCGTACCTGGTCTCTTCTCTTGAAGGGGAGGCCCTTGCGGTCGTTGGTCACTTGAAGTTGGCCGACGACTCCTACTTGATCGCAAGAGACCTCCTAGAGAGGAGGTACGCAAACACCCGGCTGCTGGCTGACGAATATGCCCGACAGCTTCTGAATCTCCCGCTACTGACTGACAGGACGAGGCTACGTCAGGATATTATTAATCCTGTCGTAGTCGCGTGCAATTCGCTGAGGCGTCTGGAGCTTCCGGTCGACGAAGGGGCCGGAGGATCTTTTTTGTTGCTCCACCTCGTACTGTCCCGCCTACCCCTCAATCTGCGGATCCATTTTGAGGAGAGGTATGGCGGGGACGGAGCGGATCATATCCCGTCTTTTAGAGACCTGCTGCTCTTTTTAGAGCAACGGTGTAGGCAGGTCGCAAACGCGGCGGGCGCTGCTGGCACCTCCAGGGCATCTGAGGGGCTCAACCCGCCCGGGAGGTCATCGCCGACACCGCGGAAGGCAGCTGGAGCTCCTTCCGGAGGGCGCCGCCCTCTCCCTACATATACAGGCCTAGTGGCCAGGGAATCTCCTCCTCCTCCTACTAACTGCAACTACTGCCGCGGGTCGGAGCACCGGGCCGCGGCTTGCCCTAAGCTGCGGGCTAAGCCCGCCAAGGCGAGGCGGAACATAGCTCGCGATCGCCGGTGGTGCTTCTCTTGTTTGGAGCGGCACTTGCAAGGGGACTGTCCGCACCAGCGGCCCTGTCCGCACTGCTCGGGTCCTCATCATGAGGTCTTGTGCCTGGGCCCGTTCAGAGCTCCTCCTCGCGCTCCTTCCGACCGCACCGCTGCCACGGGCGGGGGCGCTAGTCAGCCCCCTCTGGCGCGTGACGCTTCTCGCTCGCCCACCAACCACTTCGCCCCAGGTTTGAACAGTGGACATTCCCCTGAGCAGTTGGGGGGTCACCCTGTCAGGGGCGGGGGTTCTGCACCCCCCCTCCTCAGCGGGTCGAGAGAGTGTTCGCCGCCACTCAGCTGTCGTCAAGACCACTGTCTCCTCCCTTAG